The Erigeron canadensis isolate Cc75 chromosome 4, C_canadensis_v1, whole genome shotgun sequence genome window below encodes:
- the LOC122594815 gene encoding putative glucose-6-phosphate 1-epimerase, giving the protein MKHPAAVWDPRIATAKVKDSNGVDQIVLRNPQGASAKVSLQGGHVISWRNNRGEELLFTSSKANVKSPRAIRGGICIFFPQFGNCGPLEQHGFARNKLWTVDEDPPSLPAKDSNGKLFVDLLLRPSEEDLKFWPHSFELRLRVCLGTDGNLTLISRVRNMNGKPFSFSFAYHSYLSVSDISEVRVEGLETMDYLDNLCQRERFTEQGDAITFESEFDRVYLSSPNCVAVLDHQRKRTFVIRKDGLPDVVVWNPWEKKSKAMADMGDEEYKQMVCVDGAVIERPVTLKPGEEWTGRLEILLVPSSFCSGGLCF; this is encoded by the exons atgaaacatcCGGCAGCCGTCTGGGATCCCAGGATTGCCACTGCAAAGGTTAAGGATTCCAATGGAGTTGATCAGATCGTGCTTCGGAATCCACAAGGTGCCTCGGCTAAG GTTAGCTTGCAAGGGGGGCATGTTATTTCGTGGAGGAATAACCGAGGTGAAGAACTCTTGTTTACTAGTAGTAAG GCAAATGTTAAGTCTCCTAGAGCAATCCGAGGAGGGATCTGTATCTTTTTTCCTCAG TTTGGCAATTGTGGTCCACTTGAGCAGCATGGATTTGCTAGAAACAAACTCTGGACTGTTGATGAAGATCCTCCGTCACTTCCTGCCAAGGATTCAAACGGGAAATTGTTTGTTGATCTGCTACTGCGACCATCTGAGGAAGACCTCAAGTTCTGGCCTCATAG CTTTGAACTGCGCCTTAGAGTTTGCCTTGGAACGGATGGAAATCTGACCTTAATATCTCGTGTCAGGAATATGAATGGGAAGCCTTTTAGTTTCTCATTTGCTTATCACTCGTATTTATCTGTTTCCGACATCAG CGAAGTGAGGGTTGAAGGGCTCGAAACAATGGACTATTTGGACAACCTTTGTCAAAGAGAACGTTTTACTGAACAAGGAGATGCCATCACCTTTGAATCTGAG TTTGATCGTGTGTATCTTAGTTCTCCAAACTGTGTTGCTGTACTTGATCATCAAAGAAAGCGGACATTTGTGATAAGAAAGGATGGACTACCTGATGTCG TGGTGTGGAATCCTTGGGAGAAAAAGTCAAAAGCAATGGCGGATATGGGAGATGAAGAATACAAACAGATGGTTTGTGTTGATGGGGCAGTGATCGAGAGACCGGTTACTTTGAAGCCAGGAGAAGAATGGACGGGTCGCTTGGAGATTCTTTTGGTGCCTTCCAGTTTTTGCAGTGGGGGTCTCTGTTTTTAA
- the LOC122594816 gene encoding uncharacterized protein LOC122594816 gives MVLATTQVCFFMLFLIISLQLIFGTDTNVLNVGKELQKETIPLQNGSRFYKLQGLKPSTWYEVKISYPASIPASFYLQLKKEDDLNVVMNHRRKLLNTEKLIFKNDDADLSNELKNGTYVLLTVEPEGVVAIPNGKEREMVIYNIVCDELVLGIPHKAWWVVILAVLCLVLAFVIPSFLPSFLMSTDQTRGSTSKNS, from the exons ATGGTGCTTGCAACTACTCAAGTTTGTTTCTTTATGCTTTTCTTGATCATATCACTACAACTCATATTCGG GACAGACACAAATGTTTTGAATGTAGGCAAAGAATTACAAAAGGAAACTATTCCGTTACAAAATGGTTCGCGTTTTTACAAACTCCAAGGACTTAAACCAAGTACATGGTATGAAGTCAAGATATCGTATCCTGCTTCT ATACCTGCTAGTTTTTATTTACAACTGAAGAAAGAAGATGATTTAAACGTAGTGATGAATCACCGGAGGAAATTACTGAATACTGAAAAGTTGATTTTCAAGAACGATGATGCAGACTTGTCTAATGAACTAAAG AATGGAACATATGTCTTGTTGACGGTGGAGCCAGAAGGAGTGGTGGCGATACCTAATGGAAAGGAAAGGGAAATGGTCATTTATAACATAG TTTGTGATGAACTGGTACTAGGTATCCCGCACAAAGCCTGGTGGGTTGTGATTCTGGCAGTTCTTTGCTTAGTTCTGGCATTTGTGATCCCTTCTTTTCTACCATCCTTTCTTATGAGTACTGATCAAACACGAGGATCAACTTCCAAGAATTCTTGA